GCAGCATGCCGACGAAACCGAACGTCATGTTGGTCGGCTCTTTCGTGACCGGGCTGGTCATCGGGGTGCGGATCGCGTGGTAGGCGCGAAAGAATTGCGCGTAGCCATCGATGATGTACAGCGTCTTCATGCCCAGAGGATATCAATGCAGCACCGCGGAACGAGTCTCCCGGCCGAACCGGGTCAGGAACTCGCGGTTGCGTGCAGGCGTGCCAGACGCTCTCGCATCGCGTTGGTGGCTTGTAGGTGCCGTCGGCCCATCATCGCGTCCATCGCGTCGTTGAATCGCCCGAGGCGGTAGAAGCGGGCCCCCTCGTCGGTCACCCAACTGAAGCGCGACGTCGCCCCGCTCAGAGCGCGTGTGGCGGCCCACATCGTGCCCGTGCCGACGACGCTCCCGCCCATGATCCGCGTATGAATTGCTGTCTTGGCGTGATCGCCAATGATGCCGCCGAGGAACTGCAGGCCCGTGTGTTCGCGACCCGAACCAGGCGCGGCAACGGCGGATATCTCGCCATAGGTGTTGAGCAAGTTACTGGTCGTCGTGCCCGCGCCGAGATTGACCCACTCACCAATCCACGAATCGCCGACATAGCCTTCGTGGGCCTTGTTCGAGTAGCCCTGGAAGATCGTGCCCGCGACTTCGCCGCCGACCTTGCACACCGGGCCGATGGCCGTGTTGCCGCGGATTGTCGCCTGCTCGGTTACCGTTGATCGAATTCCGACATACGTTGGCCCGATGAGCACTGCACCCGATCGCAGCACCGCGTGTTCATCGACCACGATCGGCCCGTCGTCAAGATCAAATGTGACACCGGCCGAGATGCGAGCACTCGGATGTACGCTCAAGGGGTTCTCCCCGTTCATCCACGGATAATCCGACATGTCACGGCGCGGCATGGTTGCAAGCAGCGACAGGTCAATCGCAATAGCCCGATTGCGGTGATGAATCACATCCCACGGCCTTGCCAGCAATACGCGATCTTCAACGACAATCGCTTCGCGCGTCGGGTTGTCGCCCGCGAGCAATCGCTCGATCTCGGACCAAGTCAGCAAGGCGCAGATCAGATCGCCCGATGATCTCTCGACAGCGGCCTGCCCGGGTTGCAGTTCCTCCATCACGTCCAGCGGCAGCGGACATCGACCATTGATCAGGAGCATTGGTTTGGAACCGTCGATCGCGGGCGTGCGGTTCACAGCGAACGTATGCCGTTCCTCGACTAACCTGCGTATCGATTCGGGCACGTAGGCCGCCACGGCTTCGAGTCGGAGCGTGCGCGTGATGCGTTCGAGCGATGTGAGCGCGCCGGTGCGAATTTCGAAACTGGCGCGCAGGTCGCAGAGCGGCTCGAGCATGCCGCGGCCATCGTCAAAGAACACACATGCCTTTCGATCCGACACGTTCTCGATCTCCAGTGCGAGCTTCAGTGCCCGAAACGCCGATGCGACTGCGGAAACCCGAACAGGCCCGACATAGGAATCAGCGCGATGGCCAAGACCGACGCCACGATGCCTGTAAATGCTGCATTGAGCAATCCGTCGAGGAGTCGTTGAGTTGGTTCCCACACGATCGGGTCGCCGATGAGCTTGTGCACGGTCAGAAATGCGACGACAATGATCGAGGAGATAACGCCCACAAGCATGGCAAGCACACCCATAGCAACTGGGTTACGACTGACAACCATGCCGCGGAGCGCGAGCACTGCTTGCGCACCAATGACAAATCCAACCGCGTGCGGGCCGATGAGCAGCGTCGTGCCTCGCGGCAGAGTCGTGATCGAACCAGTCAGATCGGTGAGCACTCCAAGCACAATCGCTGCCCAGAGCGAGGCTCGTTGAGAAGCGTTGAGGGCTACGAACACAACAAGTGTCACGACGAAACTCGGTGCGATTCCTTGAGGCCCGATATGCAACATCTCTCTCAGGCCCAATTCAAGCCCGAGGCACAACCACGCCGCCACCGCGAAGGCCAACCAGTTCATGGCGCACGCTCCTCGCCATCGACCGGAATGCGCAGTACAGCCTGACTGATGGTGCGCAGTTCGACAAGCGGCTCAACCGTGATCCATCTCCGTAGCGGCTGGCCCGGGGCAGGGTCAATCGCGACAACGCGCCCTATGAGGAGCATTTGGGCGCTTGTAGGCCACGAACCATCGCGCGCCATGAGTCGCACATCCTGCCCCAGCGCGAGTTCGGGTGCGTCAACATTCGGACCGAGCTCCGTCACCGGGCCGGACAGTGTCCCGTCGCCGTTGGGGGTCAGGCTGCAATTGAGCGTGGCTTCGCCGTCAGGACTGAGCATGACCACGCCATCGACCCGACCGCTCCGACGGGCTGTGATGGGTCGGATTTCGCACACTGAGCTTTGTACGCGCTCGACACGCCCGACAAGTTGCATTCCGTCGTATGTTGCCACCGTGCTTGTCGTCACGCCGTCACCCGAGCCCGCCCGCACAATCAACACCCCGCCGGAGAGATCGCTCGGGTTTCCGATGACGGGTCTGGCGAGCAATCGCACGGGCACGCCTGCATCGAGCGCAAACCCTCGTTGCAAGTCGTCAACGAGTCGCCTCAATCGATCATTCTCCAACTGTTCGCGGAGCAGTTTCTGCCTGGTCAGTTCCAGTTCCTGCGCCAGTACCGCCTCGGGAGCATCAGACAACGCGGTCGAACGGTCCGGCGAAACCCAACGTGTCAGTTCGGAAATCGGGTGGCTGACCGGTGCGATCACGCGCCAGGCCAGGCCGCCAAACCACTTGACCCACGACTCGGTGAACCGAAGCGGCATGAGCCCAAGCACACAGAGTACCACCACCGTCACCGCAAGCGGTCGGCCACCAGGAGCAGTGTGGGTTGTGGCTCTTGAACTCGGCATCCTTGCGTTGTGCTCGACTCCTCGCCTGCTTTAGGCCCGTTCGTGCGGGTGTGCTCAAAGATCCATGTCGCTCTCAAGCGTGTCGCGCCATTCCTCGATGTTCTCGAGATAAATTGCTGTTCCGCGTGCCACGCACGTCAGCGGGTCGTCCGCGAGCCTGACTTCGAGCCCCGTGGCCTTGTTGATTACGGTTGGCAGCCCGCGAAGCAGCGCGCCACCGCCCGCCAGCACAATCCCGTTTTCCACAAGGTCCGCAGCAAGTTCGGGCTCCACCCGCTCAAGGGTCCGAGTCACGGCCTCGATGATGGCATTGACCGGTTCCTGCAGTGCCTCCCGAATTTCCTCACTCGTGATGACCGTCTTGCGAGGCAGGCCAGAGATCATGTCGCGCCCACGGACTTCCATCGAAGTCTCTTCTCCTGAGCTGGCAGCCGAACCGATCTCGATCTTGACACGCTCGGCACTCTGCTCGCCGATCATGAGGTTGTAAGTCCGTCGCATATGAGCGATGATGGCTTCGTCCAGATCGTCGCCGGCGACACGCACAGACTCGCACGTCGCGATATCACCCAGCGACATGACTGCGACTTCGGTCGTGCCGCCTCCAATGTCCACGATCATGCTGGCGGTCGGTTCGCCAAAGGGGAGCCCCGCGCCGATTGCCGCTGCAATAGGTTCTTCAAGCAGATACGTCCGTCTTGCTCCCGCTCGCTCGGCCGAGTCGAAGACGGCTCGCTTTTCGACCGCGGTAATGCCCGACGGAATCGAGATCACGACGCGCGGATGAAAGATCCAGCTTCGCCCCGAGACCTTGCGGATGAAATATGAAAGCATGGCTTCGGTGATTTCGAAGTCGCTGATCACGCCGTCCTTCAATGGCCTGATCGCGGTGATCGAGCCCGGCGTCTTGCCGAGCATCTCCTTGGCCACCCAGCCCACTGCCTGCCCGCCCTTGAGAACCTGATTGGTTCCCTTCTTCACCGCGACGACGCTCGGTTCATTGAGCACAATGCCACGACCCCTCACCGCAACAAGTGTGTTGCAGGTGCCGAGGTCGATCCCCATGTCGACGCTAAAAAATCCTAGAAGTTTATCGAGCATCACACAAACGGATTCCTCTCGGGTCAATCCATGACCCCATCGAGCGACAGAAACTCTCATCAAGTTATCGGGTTGAACCCGATTTAGCCACTACCCCCTATCGAGAACTGAACAAATCCATGCCTTGGCCATCGACTTGGGGACAAAATGGAGCGTGACCGCCCTGACGGAGACGATCTTACGCCTCTGCCACGACGGTCACGCTGCCGAAGGGGGATGCAATCGGCGAACCCCGGCCTCGGGGAAAGTGGCGGCCTCGGGCCGCCCAG
This is a stretch of genomic DNA from Phycisphaeraceae bacterium. It encodes these proteins:
- a CDS encoding rod shape-determining protein; protein product: MLDKLLGFFSVDMGIDLGTCNTLVAVRGRGIVLNEPSVVAVKKGTNQVLKGGQAVGWVAKEMLGKTPGSITAIRPLKDGVISDFEITEAMLSYFIRKVSGRSWIFHPRVVISIPSGITAVEKRAVFDSAERAGARRTYLLEEPIAAAIGAGLPFGEPTASMIVDIGGGTTEVAVMSLGDIATCESVRVAGDDLDEAIIAHMRRTYNLMIGEQSAERVKIEIGSAASSGEETSMEVRGRDMISGLPRKTVITSEEIREALQEPVNAIIEAVTRTLERVEPELAADLVENGIVLAGGGALLRGLPTVINKATGLEVRLADDPLTCVARGTAIYLENIEEWRDTLESDMDL